Proteins encoded in a region of the Pseudomonas putida genome:
- a CDS encoding hemerythrin domain-containing protein: MNAIDLLIQDHKLVKKLLEELSTTTERAVKKRGELLHKIEQELQIHTRLEEEILYPAIKQAGGKEEAKMYYEAKEEHRTVDSLVLPDLLHTETGTLEFAGRVKVMKELLEHHIEEEESELFPTAKKLLSKKILEELGQTMETQKKMLKGEQRAA; the protein is encoded by the coding sequence ATGAACGCCATCGATTTACTGATTCAAGACCACAAGCTGGTGAAAAAGCTGCTCGAAGAACTGTCGACCACCACTGAGCGGGCGGTGAAGAAGCGGGGTGAATTACTGCACAAGATCGAGCAGGAGCTGCAGATCCACACAAGGCTTGAGGAAGAAATCCTTTACCCGGCCATCAAGCAAGCCGGAGGTAAGGAAGAAGCGAAAATGTACTACGAGGCTAAGGAGGAGCACAGAACTGTCGACTCCCTCGTCCTACCCGACCTCCTGCATACCGAAACCGGCACCCTCGAATTCGCCGGGCGGGTCAAGGTCATGAAAGAGTTGCTGGAGCATCACATCGAGGAAGAAGAAAGCGAACTCTTCCCGACGGCCAAGAAGCTACTCAGCAAAAAGATCCTGGAGGAGCTTGGGCAAACCATGGAAACGCAGAAGAAGATGCTGAAGGGTGAGCAGCGCGCGGCCTGA
- a CDS encoding SDR family oxidoreductase produces MSDYPTPPFPSQPQSVPGSQRKMEPYPDCGEQSYTGHNRLEGKIALITGADSGIGRAVAIAYAREGADVAIAYLDEHEDAQETARWVGAAGRQCLLLPGDLAQKQHCYDIVDKTVAQFGRIDILVNNAAFQMAHESLDEIDDDEWVKTFDTNITAIFRICQRALPSMPKGGSIINTSSVNSDDPSPSLLPYAATKGAIANFTAGLAQLLGKQGIRVNSVAPGPIWTPLIPATMPDEAVKNFGSGYPMGRPGQPVEVAPIYVLLGSDDASYISGSRYAVTGGKPIL; encoded by the coding sequence ATGAGCGACTACCCTACTCCTCCATTTCCGTCTCAACCGCAAAGTGTTCCTGGTTCACAACGCAAGATGGAGCCCTATCCAGATTGTGGTGAGCAGTCGTACACCGGCCACAATCGACTCGAAGGCAAGATTGCCCTCATCACCGGCGCAGACAGCGGTATCGGACGAGCAGTAGCGATTGCTTACGCCCGTGAAGGCGCCGACGTGGCCATCGCTTACCTGGATGAACATGAAGACGCGCAAGAAACCGCGCGCTGGGTTGGGGCTGCTGGCCGGCAGTGCTTATTACTGCCAGGCGACCTAGCGCAGAAACAGCACTGCTACGACATCGTCGACAAGACCGTGGCGCAGTTCGGTCGTATCGATATTCTGGTCAACAACGCCGCGTTCCAGATGGCTCATGAGAGTCTGGACGAGATTGACGATGATGAATGGGTAAAGACCTTCGATACTAACATCACCGCCATTTTCCGGATTTGCCAGCGCGCGTTGCCCTCGATGCCAAAAGGCGGATCGATCATCAACACCAGCTCGGTCAATTCCGACGATCCATCACCCAGCCTGCTGCCGTATGCCGCCACCAAAGGCGCCATTGCCAACTTCACTGCAGGCCTGGCCCAACTGCTGGGCAAGCAAGGCATTCGGGTCAACAGCGTTGCACCTGGCCCCATCTGGACGCCCCTGATCCCGGCGACCATGCCCGATGAGGCCGTGAAGAACTTCGGTTCGGGCTACCCCATGGGTCGCCCGGGACAGCCCGTCGAGGTTGCACCGATCTACGTGCTGCTGGGTTCCGACGACGCCAGCTATATCAGTGGGTCACGCTATGCCGTCACAGGTGGTAAACCGATCCTGTGA